One genomic segment of Coffea arabica cultivar ET-39 chromosome 6e, Coffea Arabica ET-39 HiFi, whole genome shotgun sequence includes these proteins:
- the LOC113695809 gene encoding protein OXIDATIVE STRESS 3 LIKE 1-like isoform X1 gives MSIVVERGNSNTTGTTTATAASTAAAANHINGNSYGLDHHLIGRSGLGGQRVTCFSMYANGNKPPAPELGAAGAGVGAGRKEVEEEDEGRSGESSSSTSSIGRNSDEESSAGRSSEAGDGEEVQSEYKGGALDSLEALEEVLPIKRSISQFYCGKSKSFTSLSDAANCSSMKDIVKPENSYTRKRKNLLACNNFWDKNRNGIRRNNSGGISKRAAGSRSSLALAASMGCTESNNNSDSSNSNSPSRGICLPPLPPQARRSLYNDSLSPPGQKFSPWRSFSLSDLQGATATPSISGIMVNNRHV, from the exons ATGTCAATCGTGGTGGAGAGGGGCAATAGTAATACGACTGGTACTACGACTGCGACTGCGGCCTCTACCGCGGCTGCTGCCAATCATATTAATGGTAATAGTTACGGGCTTGATCATCATCTGATCGGACGGTCTGGACTTGGTGGACAGAGAGTGACGTGTTTCTCGATGTATGCTAATGGAAATAAGCCGCCGGCACCGGAGTTAGGGGCAGCCGGCGCCGGAGTTGGAGCGGGGAGGAAGGAGGTGGAGGAAGAGGATGAGGGTCGGAGTGGGGAGTCATCGTCGTCGACTTCTTCGATTGGGAGGAATAGTGATGAGGAGTCATCGGCTGGACGGTCGTCGGAAGCCGGCGACGGTGAGGAGGTGCAGAGTGAGTATAAAGGCGGAGCTTTGGATAGTCTCGAGGCGTTAGAGGAGGTCTTGCCTATCAA GAGGAGCATATCACAATTTTATTGTGGTAAATCCAAGTCTTTTACCAGCCTATCAGATGCTGCAAATTGTTCGTCCATGAAAGATATTGTAAAGCCAGAAAATTCTTACACCAGGAAACGCAAAAACTTGCTTGCCTGTAATAATTTCTGGGATAAGAATCGCAATggcattagaagaaataacagCGGTGGGATATCAAAGAGAGCAGCAGGCTCTAGAAGTTCATTGGCTCTTGCAGCATCCATGGGCTGTACCGAGAGCAACAATAACAGCGATAGTTCCAACTCAAATTCACCATCTCGTGGCATTTGTCTTCCTCCTTTGCCACCACAAGCAAGAAGATCACTGTACAATGACTCATTGTCACCTCCGGGACAGAAGTTTTCTCCTTGGAGGTCCTTCTCTTTATCTGATCTGCAAGGTGCAACTGCAACCCCAAGCATCTCTGGGATAATGGTCAATAATAGACACGTATAG
- the LOC113695809 gene encoding protein OXIDATIVE STRESS 3 LIKE 1-like isoform X3, which translates to MSIVVERGNSNTTGTTTATAASTAAAANHINGNSYGLDHHLIGRSGLGGQRVTCFSMYANGNKPPAPELGAAGAGVGAGRKEVEEEDEGRSGESSSSTSSIGRNSDEESSAGRSSEAGDGEEVQSEYKGGALDSLEALEEVLPIKRSISQFYCGKSKSFTSLSDAANCSSMKDIVKPENSYTRKRKNLLACNNFWDKNRNGIRRNNSGGISKRAAGSRSSLALAASMGCTESNNNSDSSNSNSPSRGICLPPLPPQARRSLYNDSLSPPGQKFSPWRSFSLSDLQGRELGGC; encoded by the exons ATGTCAATCGTGGTGGAGAGGGGCAATAGTAATACGACTGGTACTACGACTGCGACTGCGGCCTCTACCGCGGCTGCTGCCAATCATATTAATGGTAATAGTTACGGGCTTGATCATCATCTGATCGGACGGTCTGGACTTGGTGGACAGAGAGTGACGTGTTTCTCGATGTATGCTAATGGAAATAAGCCGCCGGCACCGGAGTTAGGGGCAGCCGGCGCCGGAGTTGGAGCGGGGAGGAAGGAGGTGGAGGAAGAGGATGAGGGTCGGAGTGGGGAGTCATCGTCGTCGACTTCTTCGATTGGGAGGAATAGTGATGAGGAGTCATCGGCTGGACGGTCGTCGGAAGCCGGCGACGGTGAGGAGGTGCAGAGTGAGTATAAAGGCGGAGCTTTGGATAGTCTCGAGGCGTTAGAGGAGGTCTTGCCTATCAA GAGGAGCATATCACAATTTTATTGTGGTAAATCCAAGTCTTTTACCAGCCTATCAGATGCTGCAAATTGTTCGTCCATGAAAGATATTGTAAAGCCAGAAAATTCTTACACCAGGAAACGCAAAAACTTGCTTGCCTGTAATAATTTCTGGGATAAGAATCGCAATggcattagaagaaataacagCGGTGGGATATCAAAGAGAGCAGCAGGCTCTAGAAGTTCATTGGCTCTTGCAGCATCCATGGGCTGTACCGAGAGCAACAATAACAGCGATAGTTCCAACTCAAATTCACCATCTCGTGGCATTTGTCTTCCTCCTTTGCCACCACAAGCAAGAAGATCACTGTACAATGACTCATTGTCACCTCCGGGACAGAAGTTTTCTCCTTGGAGGTCCTTCTCTTTATCTGATCTGCAAG
- the LOC113695809 gene encoding protein OXIDATIVE STRESS 3 LIKE 1-like isoform X2 — protein sequence MSIVVERGNSNTTGTTTATAASTAAAANHINGNSYGLDHHLIGRSGLGGQRVTCFSMYANGNKPPAPELGAAGAGVGAGRKEVEEEDEGRSGESSSSTSSIGRNSDEESSAGRSSEAGDGEEVQSEYKGGALDSLEALEEVLPIKRSISQFYCGKSKSFTSLSDAANCSSMKDIVKPENSYTRKRKNLLACNNFWDKNRNGIRRNNSGGISKRAAGSRSSLALAASMGCTESNNNSDSSNSNSPSRGICLPPLPPQARRSLYNDSLSPPGQKFSPWRSFSLSDLQAIVAFHFAT from the exons ATGTCAATCGTGGTGGAGAGGGGCAATAGTAATACGACTGGTACTACGACTGCGACTGCGGCCTCTACCGCGGCTGCTGCCAATCATATTAATGGTAATAGTTACGGGCTTGATCATCATCTGATCGGACGGTCTGGACTTGGTGGACAGAGAGTGACGTGTTTCTCGATGTATGCTAATGGAAATAAGCCGCCGGCACCGGAGTTAGGGGCAGCCGGCGCCGGAGTTGGAGCGGGGAGGAAGGAGGTGGAGGAAGAGGATGAGGGTCGGAGTGGGGAGTCATCGTCGTCGACTTCTTCGATTGGGAGGAATAGTGATGAGGAGTCATCGGCTGGACGGTCGTCGGAAGCCGGCGACGGTGAGGAGGTGCAGAGTGAGTATAAAGGCGGAGCTTTGGATAGTCTCGAGGCGTTAGAGGAGGTCTTGCCTATCAA GAGGAGCATATCACAATTTTATTGTGGTAAATCCAAGTCTTTTACCAGCCTATCAGATGCTGCAAATTGTTCGTCCATGAAAGATATTGTAAAGCCAGAAAATTCTTACACCAGGAAACGCAAAAACTTGCTTGCCTGTAATAATTTCTGGGATAAGAATCGCAATggcattagaagaaataacagCGGTGGGATATCAAAGAGAGCAGCAGGCTCTAGAAGTTCATTGGCTCTTGCAGCATCCATGGGCTGTACCGAGAGCAACAATAACAGCGATAGTTCCAACTCAAATTCACCATCTCGTGGCATTTGTCTTCCTCCTTTGCCACCACAAGCAAGAAGATCACTGTACAATGACTCATTGTCACCTCCGGGACAGAAGTTTTCTCCTTGGAGGTCCTTCTCTTTATCTGATCTGCAAG